A single Fusarium oxysporum Fo47 chromosome IV, complete sequence DNA region contains:
- a CDS encoding uncharacterized protein (expressed protein), translating into MANCSEYRLLELQISPHSNTTVIGFGLPFHGANATVDNWVNKHALNAGVAPLCFKSLFFFFFLFNSLSFLLHLPSLEFTYRDFSSFHSNLFLSRQAARGISCSHAPSLARLHI; encoded by the coding sequence ATGGCGAATTGCAGCGAATATCGACTTCTCGAGCTACAGATTTCGCCTCATTCCAACACCACTGTCATTGGCTTTGGCCTTCCATTTCATGGAGCGAACGCGACTGTTGACAATTGGGTCAATAAACACGCTCTAAATGCTGGGGTAGCTCCCTTGTGCTTCAAatccctcttcttcttcttttttcttttcaacTCGCTTTCcttcctccttcatctgcCATCTCTTGAATTTACGTACAGagatttctcttcttttcacAGCAACCTCTTCCTTTCACGTCAGGCGGCACGAGGTATATCGTGCAGTCATGCTCCATCTCTAGCGCGACTCCATATCTAA
- a CDS encoding P-loop containing nucleoside triphosphate hydrolase protein yields the protein MSQPTSSGPKGTDNQQKQSAPSAPSSSSAAAASKPKAGKNTKASKAPSDAKPKVPPTAFGPCAVVIGEELFGGKTFGVSDIETKLITRRAATIEQYFGVFIDFPLAASNEDEGFGQCHTVDYQSRSPIPCGFRRLKVKFPHEIEISFRAATQEEISKLPKAKKTMSWVEVTLKKGAEVSVEGFGLPYANASHPAHEWLQHPDSAHVIGGKTLLGLLQQEHFSFIVSDPHPALQDKMDVASLPANFDYGYGDIHSWDLERYLKQLSEIKGGQVEGSWNYPTDGHHVAALTQSLVQDIMWLHRDCLEMDKEKRAAYFVKKPTTLKQSTRYYVIVSMGKGFFTHFAKAWARLTKDFQVKLMIYDRDEGEPEGWKARIREFPESLEVLNDHPLTDEEDELVLEVIPPKAPQNHVTLDWDLQLQETERKVEAVCEFLPTAAPTSLIRGESPEDSKPRSDREKLVMSLHRDLMRGDGFWKTMVAPGGMEQLEDDMAQMGINNQGKRMRLQTLPSVNLLRGPNAEWIDALMTEALEVDRERFRRYLSNCPLGLGLITAGPGFGKTTAVALATLGMAASVGRVLGSGPTHVAVNNLCARIDVVTCRVTAKYNSGKQPVDRLHRALVVRGHKLRDEVAAFKNLLEKPDLGDDAAPVGTWGLRSKWKLHLSAAYWLLVCLGSDARLLHEDDSIKLHELHKSLAESSGLARLRDRVSGKITWEEYANNGETVGKAELEDLVQRIVEAADILCTLPALAHTEDILHRWKLQARGIAIDEAGNITRADLCSVWGNTLLPCLLAGDEKQLAPVVMTLEDQEEGIYVNRFGPDGVISPLEFIKGMGWPVYRLRTQLRLARGQFELCRKSVYKDVACTYGAGADVELASHHLGHVLEEFIRVKFPAVKPPKPDGKRGTLSPLFVDCRNSFCHVDPVTRTRKNIDQIKVAFNFLAEFVKTKQVNPADILIIAPYSAMIDAIESFYKKREYEVLKDMRPPSTVDAIQGQEADMVVVITSTTRGVGAGFTSDERRLNVMLSRHKCALVIFSDIDTVDYKGKVKAQRTETPTGEVSFQKATMLKEVHKSLVAAGRVAVVDCRPNKGKGKAKDEAAKKA from the exons ATGTCTCAACCCACCTCCTCCGGCCCTAAGGGCACCGATAACCAGCAGAAGCAATCCGCTCCATCTgctccctcctcctcctccgccgccgccgcctccaaacccaaggctggcaagaacACCAAGGCTTCCAAGGCACCCTCCGATGCCAAGCCCAAAGTTCCCCCGACAGCGTTCGGACCGTGTGCTGTCGTGATCGGCGAGGAACTCTTTGGTGGAAAAACGTTCGGCGTCTCGGATATCGAGACAAAGCTTATCACCCGGCGAGCTGCGACTATTGAGCAGTATTTCGGAGTCTTTATCGACTTCCCTCTTGCCGCTTCGAATGAGGACGAAGGCTTCGGACAGTGTCATACAG TTGACTACCAATCTCGCTCGCCAATTCCATGCGGGTTCCGAAGGCTCAAAGTCAAGTTCCCTCATGAGATCGAGATCAGTTTCCGGGCCGCAactcaagaagagatctccAAGCTTCCGAAGGCCAAAAAGACAATGTCCTGGGTTGAAGTTACTCTCAAGAAAGGCGCCGAAGTCTCTGTAGAGGGATTCGGGTTACCATACGCCAACGCAAGTCACCCTGCGCACGAGTGGCTTCAACACCCAGATTCGGCCCATGTCATCGGCGGCAAGACGCTCCTCGGTCTTCTTCAGCAGGAGCACTTCTCCTTCATCGTCTCCGATCCTCATCCTGCGTTGCAAGACAAGATGGACGTGGCCAGCCTACCAGCCAATTTCGACTACGGCTATGGTGACATCCACTCCTGGGACTTGGAGAGGTACTTGAAGCAGCTCAGCGAGATCAAAGGCGGACAAGTCGAGGGTTCTTGGAACTACCCTACCGATGGGCACCACGTGGCCGCTCTCACCCAGAGTCTTGTCCAGGACATCATGTGGCTTCACCGAGATTGCCTCGAGATGGACAAAGAGAAGCGTGCTGCATACttcgtcaagaagccaacGACCCTCAAGCAATCGACACGATATTACGTCATCGTGTCCATGGGCAAGGGCTTCTTCACCCACTTCGCGAAGGCATGGGCGCGTCTCACCAAGGACTTCCAAGTCAAGCTCATGATCTACGACAGAGACGAAGGTGAGCCTGAGGGATGGAAGGCTCGCATCCGCGAGTTTCCCGAGTCTCTCGAAGTCTTGAACGATCACCCTCTCaccgatgaggaagacgaacTTGTTTTGGAGGTCATCCCCCCGAAGGCACCTCAA AATCACGTTACGCTCGACTGGGACCTACAGCTGCAGGAGACCGAACGCAAGGTCGAAGCCGTCTGTGAATTCCTCCCCACCGCTGCCCCTACCAGTCTCATTCGTGGTGAAAGCCCCGAGGACTCAAAGCCTCGCTCCGACCGTgagaagttggtgatgagcCTCCACCGGGACCTCATGCGTGGCGATGGTTTCTGGAAGACGATGGTTGCCCCCGGCGGCATGGAACAGCTCGAGGACGACATGGCTCAGATGGGTATCAACAACCAAGGCAAGCGTATGCGCCTTCAGACCCTGCCATCTGTCAACCTTCTTCGTGGCCCCAACGCAGAGTGGATCGACGCTCTGATGACCGAAGCCCTCGAGGTCGACCGCGAACGCTTCCGACGGTACCTCAGCAACTGCCCCCTTGGTCTGGGTCTCATCACGGCT GGTCCTGGTTTTGGCAAAACCACTGCCGTTGCTCTCGCGACTCTCGGTATGGCAGCCAGTGTCGGTCGCGTCCTCGGCTCCGGGCCCACGCATGTTGCAGTCAACAACCTGTGTGCTCGCATCGACGTTGTTACTTGTCGCGTTACCGCAAAGTACAACTCCGGCAAGCAGCCAGTTGACCGTCTGCACCGAGCTCTGGTCGTCCGTGGCCACAAACTCCGCGATGAGGTTGCTGCCTTCAAGAACCTCCTCGAGAAGCCCGACCTTGGCGACGATGCTGCACCAGTTGGCACATGGGGTCTCAGGTCGAAGTGGAAGCTGCATCTGTCGGCTGCTTACTGGCTCCTCGTCTGTCTCGGTTCTGATGCCCGCCTGCTCCATGAGGAtgacagcatcaagctcCACGAGCTCCACAAGTCTTTGGCTGAGAGCAGCGGCCTAGCTCGCCTCCGTGATCGTGTTTCCGGTAAGATCACTTGGGAAGAGTACGCCAACAACGGTGAGACTGTTGGCAAGGCTGAGCTCGAGGACCTGGTCCAGCGCAtcgttgaagctgctgaCATCCTCTGCACCCTTCCCGCCCTCGCGCACACCGAGGACATACTCCACAGGTGGAAGCTCCAGGCCCGCGGCATCGCCATCGACGAGGCTGGCAACATCACTCGTGCCGACCTATGCTCTGTCTGGGGAAACACTCTCCTCCCTTGTCTGCTCGCTGGCGATGAGAAGCAGCTGGCTCCCGTGGTGATGACCTTGGAAGATCAGGAAGAGGGCATATATGTCAACCGTTTCGGCCCGGACGGCGTAATCTCGCCTCTTGAGTTCATCAAGGGGATGGGTTGGCCCGTCTACCGTCTGCGTACTCAACTGCGCTTGGCAAGAGGGCAGTTCGAGCTCTGCCGCAAATCGGTCTACAAAGATGTCGCATGTACCTACGGCGCGGGTGCCGACGTCGAGCTCGCCTCTCACCATCTCGGCCACGTATTGGAAGAGTTCATCCGGGTCAAGTTTCCCGCCGTCAAGCCTCCAAAGCCTGATGGAAAGCGCGGCACCCTCTCTCCTTTGTTCGTCGACTGCCGGAACTCATTCTGTCACGTGGATCCCGTGACGCGCACCAGGAAGAACATCGACCAGATCAAGGTCGCCTTCAACTTCCTTGCCGAGTTCGTCAAGACCAAGCAGGTTAATCCTGCCgatattctcatcatcgccccATACTCTGCTATGATCGATGCCATCGAAAGCTTCTATAAGAAGCGAGAATACGAGGTCCTGAAGGACATGCGCCCGCCCTCCACCGTCGATGCCATCCAAGGTCAGGAGGCAGATATGGTTGTCGTTATTACATCGACTACCCGCGGCGTCGGTGCTGGCTTCACCTCGGACGAGCGTCGACTCAACGTTATGTTGAGTCGACACAAGTGTgctctcgtcatcttcagtGACATCGACACGGTGGACTACAAGGGCAAAGTCAAGGCACAAAGGACGGAGACACCCACTGGCGAGGTGTCGTTTCAGAAGGCTACGATGCTGAAGGAGGTTCACAAGTCGCTTGTTGCTGCGGGGCGCGTGGCGGTGGTGGATTGTAGGCCgaacaagggcaagggcaaggcgAAGGATGAGGCTGCCAAAAAGGCATAG